From Solwaraspora sp. WMMD1047, the proteins below share one genomic window:
- a CDS encoding DUF2089 domain-containing protein, translating to MSERAMEWQELTNLTRGQPFVVERVRMAGNGVAIEGEFELPQLAQLNVEDQVFVTAFVRCHGSIKEMERIFGVSYPTIKSRLNRIAKLLDFVETDPAPSRADVIDRLRRGEITAQQALSELEGRT from the coding sequence ATGTCGGAGCGGGCAATGGAGTGGCAGGAACTGACAAACCTGACCAGGGGGCAGCCGTTCGTCGTTGAGCGGGTGCGCATGGCGGGCAACGGGGTGGCGATCGAGGGCGAGTTCGAGCTACCGCAACTGGCTCAGCTCAACGTCGAGGACCAGGTCTTCGTCACGGCGTTCGTGCGGTGCCACGGCTCCATCAAGGAGATGGAGCGGATCTTCGGGGTGAGCTATCCGACGATCAAGTCACGCCTGAACCGGATCGCGAAGCTGCTCGACTTTGTCGAGACCGACCCGGCACCGTCGCGGGCCGACGTCATCGATCGGTTGCGCCGCGGTGAGATCACCGCGCAGCAGGCGCTCTCCGAACTGGAGGGCCGCACGTGA